The proteins below come from a single Streptococcus hyointestinalis genomic window:
- a CDS encoding DUF1803 domain-containing protein, producing the protein MITVINPDKVTGQAFFKDLVNYLYTHEDVTLRQIKRAFLDVKHIDKAIETYVQAGYITRANKRYALAFSPLETAELPQLDEMVFIETTSKIASDLQERAWTTKLSNQTNDLVLLEQTDFYRDSLTLSNFFYKLAHGYALSEQQEALYALLGDVNPEYALKYMTTFLLKFARKELVKQKRPDIFVQALVLLGYIKQVDDVTYQSCVAIDKDSLEVVTYS; encoded by the coding sequence ATTACTGTTATTAACCCTGATAAAGTGACGGGGCAAGCTTTTTTTAAGGACCTTGTCAACTACTTGTACACGCATGAGGATGTGACCCTTCGTCAGATAAAAAGAGCGTTTTTAGATGTCAAGCATATCGACAAAGCGATTGAAACCTATGTGCAGGCTGGCTACATCACACGTGCTAATAAACGCTATGCACTTGCTTTTTCGCCACTGGAGACGGCTGAGCTGCCACAGCTAGATGAGATGGTTTTTATTGAGACGACATCAAAGATTGCTTCTGACTTGCAAGAGCGAGCTTGGACCACTAAATTGTCCAATCAGACCAACGATCTTGTCCTCCTTGAGCAGACGGACTTTTACCGAGATAGCTTGACACTGTCCAATTTCTTTTACAAGCTGGCACATGGCTATGCTTTGTCTGAGCAGCAAGAAGCACTCTATGCTCTTCTCGGTGATGTCAATCCCGAGTACGCCCTCAAATACATGACCACTTTTCTCTTAAAGTTTGCCCGTAAAGAGCTGGTCAAGCAAAAGCGTCCTGATATTTTTGTGCAGGCGCTCGTTCTACTTGGCTACATCAAACAGGTGGACGATGTGACCTATCAGTCCTGTGTCGCTATTGACAAGGATAGCTTAGAAGTGGTAACTTATAGCTAA